In Pirellulales bacterium, one DNA window encodes the following:
- a CDS encoding flagellar biosynthesis anti-sigma factor FlgM, with protein sequence MQIHGVTQLHGAQAINAPHAVARTNSSAAMTRSSATADVVDISETGRLLEMAAQLPDIRSDRVAQLRAQIANGSYDTAEKLDLAVERLLDEIA encoded by the coding sequence ATGCAAATCCACGGCGTCACTCAGCTTCACGGCGCGCAAGCGATCAACGCTCCTCACGCGGTCGCGCGGACCAATTCGTCCGCGGCCATGACCCGCTCTTCGGCGACGGCAGACGTCGTCGATATTTCGGAAACGGGCCGCCTGCTCGAGATGGCGGCGCAACTGCCCGACATCCGTTCCGATCGTGTTGCTCAGTTGCGTGCTCAGATCGCTAATGGCAGCTACGATACCGCCGAGAAACTGGACCTGGCGGTGGAACGATTGTTGGACGAGATTGCCTAG
- a CDS encoding EF-hand domain-containing protein — protein sequence MQKPPGAAAARKVALLALLAVAASVSPSRASDAESQALFGRLDANQDGQLTTDEVPAEKERLLKRLLRKADADRDGKLSRQEFIAGLSEPPADRLAQASTQENRPLPGMNRDGFFRRLDANGDGRVTSDELPAERRERLSMLLKRADADGDGAMTLKEFEALPRPADGGKTSIDEAATEPRPDLAPAATVVFAALDINKDGSLSAEEIAKAPQSLAALDKDGSGTITTVELQEARPLLATSQPAGPDPARIWQRLLMADKDGDGRLSADESPERLQRNFERLDTNKDGFIDESEFKSSIARLREALGKKES from the coding sequence ATGCAAAAACCGCCCGGGGCAGCTGCGGCTCGAAAGGTCGCGCTGCTGGCATTGCTGGCTGTTGCTGCAAGCGTGTCGCCTTCTCGCGCCAGCGATGCCGAGTCCCAGGCGCTGTTTGGTCGCTTGGACGCCAACCAGGACGGGCAACTCACGACGGATGAAGTCCCCGCCGAAAAAGAACGCCTGCTGAAGCGACTGCTTCGCAAGGCCGACGCCGACCGCGACGGCAAGCTCAGTCGGCAAGAGTTCATCGCGGGATTGTCGGAGCCGCCGGCGGATCGCCTGGCTCAAGCCTCGACGCAAGAGAACCGCCCGCTGCCCGGCATGAACCGCGACGGGTTCTTTCGCCGGCTGGATGCCAATGGCGACGGCCGCGTAACCAGTGACGAGTTGCCCGCCGAGCGGCGCGAACGCCTGTCGATGCTCCTCAAACGCGCCGACGCAGATGGCGATGGGGCAATGACCCTGAAGGAGTTTGAGGCTTTGCCGCGACCGGCCGACGGCGGAAAAACGAGCATCGACGAAGCCGCTACCGAGCCACGACCTGACCTTGCGCCAGCCGCGACGGTCGTGTTCGCGGCCCTCGACATAAACAAAGACGGAAGCCTCTCGGCCGAGGAGATTGCCAAGGCGCCCCAATCGCTGGCTGCCTTGGACAAGGACGGTAGCGGCACGATCACGACCGTCGAGTTGCAAGAGGCGCGACCGCTGCTGGCGACGTCTCAACCGGCGGGTCCTGATCCGGCGCGGATTTGGCAGCGTCTGCTTATGGCCGATAAGGATGGCGATGGCCGGCTCAGCGCGGATGAGTCGCCCGAGCGCTTGCAGCGGAACTTCGAGCGCTTGGATACGAACAAAGACGGTTTCATCGACGAATCGGAATTCAAATCCAGCATCGCTCGCTTACGAGAGGCGTTGGGAAAGAAGGAGTCGTAA